The sequence CAATGGCAATCAACCAGAGCGTTTTTCTCCACTTGCGCCAATTTTCGCTTGATCGCCTCAAAATCAGCTCTTCCGTCTCGTTTCCCGCACCGAGATCTTTCCGGCACATATCGCGTCGCTCAGCATCGGTCGCTAGAGTCTGACTATCTATGTGCCAATCGCATAAAGTGATGCTTACAAGGCATTGGCTTTGTAGTCTTGTGTTCGCCTACGATGAGCTCTTTTTGGGATAACAAGGCTTGTCAAATAACGATGCCACGTTCTTTTTTCCTGAAATACGAGGTGAGGAGGTGGTGCGTCGCGCTACCTTCGAGCAATCATGGAGAAGCAATGACAGCGGTGAATGATTTCATTTTTGGAAACGGAAACTTGCACGAACGATTTTGCGCTATTACCGAACTGCTGGAGAAGCTGGTCCGGGCCGCCCCAACTCCGCTGAGTCTGGCGCAAATGAAGCGCCATACCGGGCGTAGCGGTCGTGACATCAGTAAGCATTGCCTCGATCTTGTCCGTAACGGGCTGGTTATCGAAACATCCGATGGTCATTGGACGCTCGCGGGAGACCCTGCTGACTTGACGTTGGCAGACGTCTATCGTTGTGCTACGGCCAGACCTGAATGGCATTCCCGCGGCAGACGGATCGATCATCAGCCCAACTACGTCGTCGATTTGCTACTTATGCAGGCCGTGTTAGCGATCAACCAGAGCGTGCATCAGCATTTGCGGCAATTTTCACTTGATCGTCTCAAGCCAGCTGGCATTGTGCCTTTCCCACTTGGCCGGAGTCGATCACACGGACTGAATTACAATGGCCATTCCGACCTTGCTTGAACCGGTCACTCTGCCTGACTCCCATGACACTTCGTATCATTGCCAGTGGCGGTACTTTTGATAAGCATTACGATGAAATTACCGGCAAGTTGACCTTTGGTGCGGGTCATTTGGCCGCGGCGATTGCTCGAGCCCGTATCACCCTACCTGTTGCCCTGGAAGAGTTGCCTTTCCTTGATTCACTGGAGATGCAAGACTCCGACCGGCTGCGTATCCTGGCCTCGTGCCGCGCATCCTCACAGACCGCTATAGTGATTATTCATGGCACCGACACGATGCGCGAAACGGCGGCTGTTCTGGGTGCTGCCGGGTTGTTAAAAGTCATCGTTCTGACTGGCGCAATGATTCCCTATGAAATCGCCAATTCGGATGCACTGTTTAATTTTGGATTTGCCTGTGCCGTTGCTCAAGTATTGCCACCGGGCGTCTATGTCGCCATGAACGGGCAGTTTTTCAATTGGGATAAGGTACAGAAAAATCGCTCGGCAGGTGTTTTCGAGTCCGCTTGAGTGGGATACATACACCTGTCCCCGGCTGGTTAAAACTGTTTGTAATACTATGCCGGAATGCTCAAAATACGCTCGTCAGCGTATCCCGGAAACAGCGTACTCAGGAGAAACCCGATGACTCAATCACGACGTGTTGCCGCCTTTGCCGGCCCTCTTTTTCTATCTTTTCTTTTAGCAGCATGTGGCGGTGGCGGCAACAGCACACCAACCCCGGTGTCCAATGGCCAAACGTCGATACAACTGGCCGCAGAATCAGGAGCACCGACGCTCACCAACGACACGGCAACAGACGGGTATAACCGGTTTAATTTCCGTAGGCAACAAATGGGACTGTCCTTACTAAGCCGCAATGCCAATATTGACCTTGCAGCGCGCGGGCATTCCAACTATCAAAAGATCAACGATACGATTACTCACGTTCAGGTTAGCGGTAGACCCGGCTTTACCGGGGCAGACGTCGCAGATCGTCTTAAGGCTGCGAATTATGTTTTTACAACGACATCGAGCTATGCATTTGGTGAGGTCATTGCGGCAAGCGCCGATCTGTCAGGCGCGGCCAATGCCGAAGACTTGATTACCGCCATTTACCATCGATTTGTAATTTTCGAGCCAAAGTTCCGGGAAGCAGGTGCCGGATCGGCCGGATTTAGTGCGACGGGATATAACTTTCTGACGGTAAACTTTGCTGCCAACGGATTGGGTGCTGGTGTTGGTAAAGGACAGTTTGCCGTCTATCCATTCGCTAACCAGACCGGTATCGCAACCGTTTTTTACAGTGACCAGGAAGCGCCTGATCCCGTGCCAAATCAGAACGCCGTCGGCTATCCAGTGAGTATTCATGCAGATATTGATGCTGTCGTTAGTGTGCAGACTTTCACCATCAATGCTCGTGGTGGGCAGTTACTCGCCGTACGTTTGCTGACCAATGCCACTGATCCTGAAACCCCCAATTCTGCAGCAGCCATCATTCCGTTATCCGAGTTGGTGGCCGCAACCACCTACGATGTAAAATTTACTGGCACGATATCCGGCGTAGCTGCTACTCAGAACTGGTCGTTCACTACGCGTTAAAATTTACCTCGAGCAACTTCCGCTGTACATCGCCACAACTTATGGTTAGTATTTGATCGATACTAATTATGAAGTTGGCGGTAGCCGACCAGTTGCCGCGAGGAGATCCGAATGTCATCGATTGAACAAAATTCTTTCCAGCTTGCACTCATTCAATTTTGCGAACAGCGCGCCCAGATTGAAGTTCTCGGCCGGCATATCGGCGAAAACGTTCGCAAATTCTCACTCCTTCAGCAACAAGTTACCCAGGCAACCACGCACAAGGTTCGATCTCCGGGCAATGTTTTCGAACTGAGCGTCGTACGTTTGCGTGCGGACATGGGCTTGTTGGTAAGCGATACACAGCGACTGGCCAAGCTGGCCGGTGAGTTGCATATGGAATTCATCGAAGTTGCTGCACGCTATTTGACTGAAAGCCGATTGCGCATGGCACGTCTGATCAGCGCTCGCGAACAGCATGGTAAGTACTGTACCGAAGAGCTCGGCAAACGGATCGACGCGGCAGTTCTCAAGTGCAATCGAGAGATCGACCAGATCATGGGATTGATCGAACGCACCGGTTCTTCAGTGGCCCTGTTGACGGTCTCTACCGAGCAGTTTTCGGCACTGGCTACTGGTTGACGACCAACTATAGTTTCTACTTTCCTATACAAAACCGGCTGAAAATTACACCTAGCAAGTCATCCGGGGTAAATGCACCAGTGATGCTGCTGAGCTGTTCTTGTGCCAGCCGTAATTCTTCGGCGAACAGATCCAGCGCATGGTCGCTCAACGCTGCATGCTCGGCAGCTAATTGAAGATGCGTTTGCGCTGCTGCCAGCGCGACGAGATGACGTTCGCGCGCAAGGTACAGCGATTCGCCCGTTTGCTGCCAGCCAGCCAGCCGTAATAATTCTTCGCGTAGCAATTCCATGCCGAGCTGATTGGTGGCTGATAGATAAATATGCGTTGCGTCAACGAGGCGATCAATGGCGGGCTTGTGTCCCGACAAATCAATCTTGTTCCATACCCGCATGACCGGAATATTTGCGGGAAAGCGCGCAACGATGTTTTCATCAGCCAAAGTTGGTCCGCGACAGGCATCCAGCAAATGAATGATCACATCGGCTTGTGCCACCGCGGTCCAGGTGCGCTCGATACCGATACGTTCGACCTCGTCAATCGCTTCTGCCACATCACGAATGCCCGCTGTGTCGATGATGTTGAGCGGGATACCTTCGATCTGGATAGTCTCGGTCACCTTGTCGCGCGTGGTACCGGCAATGGGCGTGACGATTGCGATGTCCGCACCAGCCAGTGCATTGAGCAAGGATGACTTGCCAACATTGGGCTGTCCTGCAAGGACGATATTGAGTCCATCCCGCAGCAGGGCTCCCTGGGCAGATTGGCGAAATACTTTCTGCAAGGTATCGCGTATTACGGCCAGCTTGCCGCGGGCATCGGATTTTTCCAGAAAGTCGATTTCTTCTTCCGGAAAGTCGAGGGTGGCCTCGACCAGCATGCGCAGGTTGGTGACTTGCTCGACCAGGGTCCGGATGATTCCCGAAAAAACTCCCGACAAGGACTGCGAGGCCGAGCGTGCCGCCGCTTCGGTTGAGGCATCGATCAGGTCGGCTACCGCTTCGGCCTGCGCTAGGTCGAGTTTGTCGTTGAGGAATGCACGCTGCGTGAACTCGCCAGGCTGCGCTAGTCGGAGATCAATATTGCTGCCGGCTTGCAAGCATCGCGCCAGCAGCAGTTGCATGACGACCGGTCCGCCATGACCCTGCAATTCGAGTACGTCTTCACCCGTATAGGAATGCGGTGCTTTGAAATACAGCGCCAGGCCCTGATCGATGGTGCTGCCATCGGCATCGACAAAACGGGTGTAGGTGGCATGGCGCGGTTGCAACGTCTTGCCAGGCACCAGTGCGCAAATCTCAGCGGCAACGTTGCCAAGATTCTTACCGGATATCCGGACGACGCCGATACCGCCGCGTCCGGGTGCTGTGGCAATGGCAACAATGGGTAAGGAGTCTAGGTTCATGAACGGAGTTTAACTTTTACCAGAGGGAGGCCAGGAATAAAAAAGCCCGCGAAAAGATTCACGGGCTGTAGAAATAACGAATGCTGTTTAGCCGCAGCGACCTACTCAGGCTGAATTAGCCTGTTCCTCCGCCTTTTTGGTGATGACCCATTGCTGAGCGATCGATAACACGTTGTTCACTACCCAGTACAGTACGAGACCGGAGGGGAAAAAGAAGAACATGACGGAAAAGATGATCGGCATGAACATCATGATCTTGGCTTGCATCGGATCCGGCGGTTTCGGATTGAGCTTGGTCTGGACGAACATCGATACGGCCATCAGCACCGGCAAAATAAAATAAGGATCCGGTGAGGCCAAATCTTGAATCCAGCCGAGCCAGGGTGCGTTACGCATTTCGACGCTCGCCAGCAAGACCCAATACAGCGAAATGAAGACTGGAATCTGCACGACGATCGGCAGACAGCCACCGAGAGGATTGATTTTTTCAGTCTTGTACAAGGCCATCATGGCTTGATTCATTTTTTGCGGATCTGACTTGAAGCGCTCGCGGATGTCCGTCATTTTCGGCGTCACCATTTTCATTTTTGCCATGCTGCGATAGCTTGCAGCCGACAACGGGAAGAATGCCAATTTGATCAGCATCGTCAGGACAATGATAGTCCAGCCCCAATTGCCGAGGATTTTATGGATCTGCGTCATCAACCAGAAAATTGGCTTCGCAATGATAGTAAGCCAGCCATAGTCCTTGACCAGGTCAAGTCCAGGTGCAGTGCGTTCCAGCACTGCTGATTCCTGAGGTCCCGAATACAACAGCGTATCCAGCGAGGCGCTGGCACCTGGCGCAATCGATCCCAGTGACACGATGCTACCGACTGCATACAGGTTGGTCGCTACTTTCTTCGTGAAAATTTCGCGTTGTGTCGTTGGTGGCAAGATGATCGCCGAAACAAAATAATGCTGAATCAGTGCAATCCAGCCGTTGTCGGCTTTGCTCGCGTGTTCTTCGCTACCTTTTTCGATGTTCTCGAATTTTAGTTTCTGAAACTTGTCGGCGTCGGTGTAGACAGCAGGTCCGGTGAAGGTGCTGTAGAACGAGGACTCGCCTTCAGGCTTGCTGCCATCACGTACCAGTTGCAAGTAGACCGACGGCGTGACTGCTGTTGCACCGGTATTGGTGACGTCATGTTTCAGGTCGATGTGATAATCAGCGCGCTTGAATGTGTAGGTTTTCGTCAGCTTGACGCCACCCTGGTCGGCATCGAGTACCAACTGCAAGGTGCCACTGGCATCCATCGTTCGCCCGCCGGGACGAGCTACAAAAAGGGTTTTATGGCTAGGGAAGGCGCCGCCGATCAAGCCGGTTTCGGCCAGGTAAGTGCGGCTTGTGCTGTTGTCGAATAAGACGATGTTCTTTGTCTTGTCGATGGTGTCTTTGTGCTTGAGCAACTCAAGACGTTTCAATTCGCCACCTTGCGTATCGATATCCGCCTTGAAGATATCGGTAGTGATCGTGATGGTTTCGCCTTTGGTGGTGGCGGCTATATTCGCAGCGTCCACGCCGATAGCGGTACCTGGTGCGGTGGCTGGAGTTGGAAGCGCTGCCGAATTGGCATTGGCAGGACCGGTATCGGCGGGCTTTGCCTGCTCGCTGGTGCCCGGGAACAGCATGGGAGGCTTGCCATTGTGTTGCTGCCATTTATCCCAAAGCATCAACAGAGACAAGGAGAACACAACCCACAGCACGGTACGTCGAATATCCATAAGTGTTTTAAATAATTGAGTAGTCAGGAGTTCAGTGGTGGTGGCAGTCGCAGGAGGGTGTCGCAGCGGTACTCGCGGTGTCGCGTTGTGGTACCGGATCTAGCCCTCCCAGATGCCACGGATGGCATCTGGCCAAACGCTTGGCCGCGAGGATACCGCCTTTCAGTGCTCCGTGCTCGGTAATCGCCTGCGCGGCATAGTCCGAACAGCTCGGAAGAAAGCGGCAATTTTGTCCCAGAAAAGGACTGATGCCTAATTTATAGGCACGCAAGAGCAGGAGCAATATCGACTTCAAACGGTCCTCTTGGGCCGCTGCGATGCAAATAGCAGCAGTAGCTCTGCCCGCAACATAGCTTTCAAGGTCGTTGTGGTAGCAGGGCCCTTGCGAACATTGACGGGCTTCGAGAGCCGTACGATGCAATCGATTGGTGGCAGCTCCGCAATCCGGAACAATTCTCTGGTAATGCGCTTGACGGTATTGCGCGTGACGGCGCGTGGTGCCAATCGCTTGGCGGCCACGACGCCCAGGCGGGCGTGAGTCAGTGCATTGACGCGGGTGTACAGCACGAAATGGGCGCTGCGAAACACCGGCCGCAAACGAAAAACGGATGAAAATTCATCCGTTTTAACGATGCGCCGTTCGCGTGCAAAGTCCTGTGAACAGACGCTAATCACGCCAGCTATAAGCTGTTGCAACAGGTTTTAAGCTGCCAGGCGCTTACGGCCCTTGCTGCGACGTGCGTTAAGCACAGCGCGGCCGCCGCGGGTTGCCATGCGAGCGCGAAAGCCATGGGTACGCTTACGGCGAACGACGGAGGGTTGATAAGTACGTTTCATTGTGGTCTCGCTAATCAGCAGGAAAAAATCGGAGTATGAAAGCCGGAGCATTGCCCCGGTCCGGGGTTGTCTGCGGCCCGGTGCCCGAAAGCGCTTCAATCGTTCTTCACTCTGTCCCCAGAGGCGGATGAAGCTGCTAACGGCAACAGCATGGTACGCAGGCGGGTCGAACAGTGAACCCAGGATTAGACAGCACTTTTAGCTTGCTTGTCAATTACTTAGCGAGAATTCCTGATGCAGACTGAATGCTCGCCTCGCGCCGAAATAGTCCTTCCCGCCTGTGGATAACTCCCTCCGTCAAGGGTAGAATACGAATCGATATGGCCTTCCCTCCCAGGCTGCTGCAACCGGTCCGAGGGTAATGACCGCACTGTACGTTAGTGCCATCGCGCCTCCCCCCAATTCAATAGAAGATGCATGGATAATTTCTGGCAAACCTGCTCAGCTCAGCTGGAGCAGGAATTAACGCCGCAGCAATTTAGCGCCTGGATCAAACCGCTGGTGCCCCTCGATTACGAAGAGGGCCGGTTGCGCATCGCCGCGCCTAACCGGTTCAAGCTGGACTGGGTGAAAACGCAATTCGCCAATCGTATTACGGTACTGGCAGGTCAGTATTGGGAAGAGCCGATCGACGTGCAGTTTGTGCTCGACCCACGTCTTAATGCGCCACGCAAGCCGACCGCAGCAATGCCGGTGGCAGCGCGGGCCGAAAGTAACGGCATTAACGGAATGTCGGCGTCAATTGACGGATTGATCGATTTGCCGCCGGTCGACAGTGCGCCGCGCCGCGACCAGAGTCGCGTCAATACGGCGCTGACCTTTGACAGTTTCGTGACCGGCAAGGCGAACCAGCTTGCACGTGCCGCCGCCATTCAGGTCGCTGATAATCCGGGCGTCTCGTATAACCCGCTGTTCCTGTATGGCGGCGTCGGTCTCGGCAAAACCCATCTGGTACATGCGATCGGCAACCAGGTCATGGCAGACAATCCATCCGCCAAAATTCGCTACATTCATGCTGAACAATATGTCCGCGACGTTGTCACCGCGTACCAGCGCAAAGGTTTTGATGACTTCAAGCGCTATTACCATTCGCTCGATGTCCTGCTGATCGATGATATTCAATTCTTTGGCGGCAAGAGCCGCACCCAGGAAGAATTCTTTTATGCCTTCGAGGCGCTCATCGCAGCCAAGAAGCAGATCATCATCACCAGCGATACCTATCCGAAAGAAATCACCGGCATGGATGACCGTCTGATTTCGCGTTTTGATTCCGGCCTGACGGTGGCCGTGGAGCCGCCCGAGCTCGAAATGCGCGTGGCGATTCTGCTGAAAAAAGCGGCACAGGAAGGCGTTAATTTTTCTGATGACGTGGCGTTCTTCGTGGCCAAACACTTGCGCTCGAACGTGCGTGAACTGGAAGGCGCGTTGCGCAAAATCCTGGCGTTCTCGCGTTTCCATGGCAAGGACATCACGATCGAAGTCGTCAAGGATGCGCTGAAGGATTTGCTCTCGGTACAGAACCGTCAGATCTCGGTAGAAAACATCCAGAAGACGGTCGCGGACTTTTTCAATATCAAAGTCGCTGACATGTACTCGAAAAAGCGTCCGGCGAACATCGCCCGTCCGCGCCAGATTGCCATGTACCTGGCCAAGGAGTTGACGCAAAAAAGTCTGCCGGAAATTGGCGAGCTGTTTGGTGGTCGCGATCACACCACGGTCTTGCATGCGGTCCGCAAGATTGGTGCCGATCGCTCGAAGAGTCCCGAGTGCAACCACGAATTGCATGTGCTCGAACAAACGCTGAAAGGGTAAGCAGGCCTTGCTTGCGGTCCTGTGGATAACTCTCGCAAGGCTGGCGCCGGCTGGTCTTGCGAATCGTGCGGAGACGCGCATTTTGTCAGCAGTAAAACCTTTTCTGTCAAAATACGCGGCGAGGAAGACTGCAGTCTGATTCAAGGGGCCGGATCCAGTGGCAGGGTATTCACTGGCGCCATTTCCACCAACAATGATTACCAAGGATGACACCATGCAATTGGTTAAAACCAGCAGAGACACCTTACTCCGGCCACTGCAAATTGTGAGCGGTATTGTCGAGCGTCGGCACACATTGCCGATTCTGGCCAATATTCTCATACGCAAGGATGGCGACAAGGTCTCGTTTCTGTCGACGGACATCGAAGTCCAGATTACTACTCACATCACGGTCGACGGCGGCGAAGAGCTGGCCGCGACCACCGTGGCGGCGCGCAAGCTGCTCGATATTTTGCGCGCGCTGCCCGAGTCCGGCGATGTCTCGCTGACACTGGCCAACAAGCGCATGACGGTTCAGTCCGGTAAGTCGCGCTTTGCACTGCAAACACTGGCTGCCGACGAATTCCCGACTGTCACGCAAGCCGAGCATTACAGCGCGCAATTGAGCCTGCCGCAAAAGACGCTCAAGCACCTGTTCAACATGGTCCATTTTTCGATGGCCCAGCAAGATATCCGCTACTACCTCAACGGGTTGTTGCTGGTGGTCGATGGCAAGAACGTGATTGCAGTGGCCACTGACGGCCATCGACTGGCGTTTTGCCAGGTCGAGACCGAGCAGGAATTCACGCGCCAGGAAGTCATCATCCCGCGCAAGACCATCATCGAATTGCAGCGCTTGCTCGAAGACACCGACGAGCTGGTCCAGATCGACATCGCGCCCAATCAGGTCAAGCTGACCTTCGCCGATATCGAGCTGATTTCAAAACTGGTCGAAGGCAAATTCCCTGACTACACCCGCGTCGTGCCGAAGGGCTACAAGAACAATTTCACGCTGGGTCGCGACCAGTTGCTGCGCTCGCTGCAACGCGCCGCCATCATGACCAGCGACAAGTTCAAGGGCGTGCGCTGCATCGTCACACCCGGTAGCATGAAGGTCAGTTCGACCAACGCCGATCAGGAAGAGTCGGTCGAAGAGATCGAAATCGACTACGGTGGTGACAGCGTCGATATCGGTTTCAATGTCACGTACCTGCTCGATGTACTCAACAATCTCAAGTGCGACCAGGTCAACATCGCGCTGGGTGACGCCAATTCATCGGCGCTGATTACCATTCCCGAGAATGCGGATTTTAAGTACGTCGTGATGCCGATGCGAATTTGATTCGTCGTCCACGGGTCATTGCAAGGGACCTGATGGTCCCTTGCCGCTTTACAGAATGCGATTTATTTCAGCAGTCCCAGCAGTCAGTCACCGTTTAGAAGGTACCCATGTCCGCGATTCCTCAAGATACTCCAGGTCAGCCGCAGTCTAACCAGTATGGCGCATCATCGATCCAGATCCTCGAAGGACTGGAAGCCGTGCGCAAGCGGCCCGGTATGTACATTGGCGATACCTCCGACGGTACCGGCCTGCATCACCTGGTATTCGAAGTGCTCGACAACTCGATCGACGAGTCGCTCGCCGGCCATTGCACCGAGATCAATGTCACCATCCATTCCGATAATTCGATCTCGATTACCGACAACGGCCGTGGCATTCCGACCGGCATCAAGTGGGATGACAAGCACGAACCGAAACGCAGCGCCGCCGAAATCGTCATGACCGAACTGCATGCCGGCGGCAAATTCGACCAGAACTCGTACAAGGTCTCGGGCGGTCTGCATGGCGTCGGCGTGTCCTGCGTCAATGGCCTGTCGAAGCTGCTGAAGCTGACGGTACGGCGCGATGGCAAGGCGCACTACATGGAATTCGTGCGCGGCATTCCGCAAAATCGCATCATCGAGACCGTCGATGGCGTTCAGATTTCACCGATCAAGGTCACCGGCGACACCGACAAGCGCGGTACCGAAGTGCACTTCTGGGCCGACGAAGAAATCTTCAATCACATCGAATTCCATTACGACATCCTGGCCAAGCGCATCCGCGAACTGTCCTTCCTGAACAATGGCGTGCGCATCAAGCTGAGCGATCACCGCACCGGCAAGGAAGAAGAGTTCGCGTTCGAAGGCGGTACCCGCGGCTTCGTGGAGTACATCAACAAGAGCAAGACCGTGCTGCATCCGACCGTGTTTCAGGCCACCGGCGACAAGATGTCGGACCAGAACACCAACATCAGTGTCGACGTCTCGATGCAGTGGAACGATGCCTACAACGAACAAGTGCTCTGCTTCACCAACAACATTCCGCAACGTGACGGTGGCACCCATCTGACTGGCTTGCGTGCGGCGATGACGCGGGTCATCAACAAGTACATCGAAGAGCACGAATTCGCCAAGAAGGCCAAGGTCGAAGTCACCGGCGACGACATGCGCGAAGGCCTGACTTGCGTGCTGTCGGTCAAGGTGCCGGAGCCGAAGTTCAGCTCGCAGACCAAGGACAAACTGGTCTCGAGCGAAGTGCGCGGCCCGGTCGAAGAGATCGTCGCCAAGACCCTGTCGGACTATCTGCAAGAAAAACCGAACGACGCCAAGATCATCTGCGGCAAGATCGTCGAAGCCGCGCGCGCCCGTGAAGCGGCCCGCAAGGCACGCGAACTGACCCGCCGCAAAGGCATCATGGACGGCCTCGGCCTGTCGGCCAAACTGGCTGATTGCCAGGAAAAAGACCCGGCGCTGTGCGAGCTGTACATCGTCGAAGGAGACTCCGCCGGTGGCTCCGCCAAGCAGGGTCGCGACCGTAAATTCCAGGCCATCCTGCCCTTGCGCGGCAAGGTCCTCAACGTCGAAAAAGCCCGCTTCGAAAAGATGCTGTCGTCCGAGCAGATCACCACCCTGATCGCTACGCTGGGCACGTCCATCGGCCCCGATGAATTCAATCCGGACAAGCTGCGCTACCACCGCATCATCATCATGACTGACGCCGACGTCGATGGCGCCCACATCCGCACACTGCTGCTGACGCTGCTGTACCGGCAGATGCCGGCGCTGGTCGAGCGCGGCCATGTCTACATCGCGCAGCCGCCGCTCTACAAGGTCAAGCATGGCCGTGACGAGCGCTACCTGAAGGACGATATCGAAGAAGCCGCCTACATGATGCAGATCGCGCTCAATGACGCCGCGCTCATTCCGTACGAGCAAGCCGAGCCGATCAGCGGCGATGCACTGGCCGAGCTGGTCCGTCAGTACAACACCGCCAACGCCATCATCACCCGATTGGCACGCGCGATCGACAACGCCGCCCTGACCGCCATCATGACCGGCGTCACGCTGGACCTGAGCACGCTGGAAAATGCAGCGAGCAGTGCCGCGGCAATGCTCGCCACAATCAACGACCCCGCTGTCGAGATTC comes from Actimicrobium sp. CCC2.4 and encodes:
- a CDS encoding asparaginase domain-containing protein; translation: MTLRIIASGGTFDKHYDEITGKLTFGAGHLAAAIARARITLPVALEELPFLDSLEMQDSDRLRILASCRASSQTAIVIIHGTDTMRETAAVLGAAGLLKVIVLTGAMIPYEIANSDALFNFGFACAVAQVLPPGVYVAMNGQFFNWDKVQKNRSAGVFESA
- a CDS encoding CAP domain-containing protein — translated: MTQSRRVAAFAGPLFLSFLLAACGGGGNSTPTPVSNGQTSIQLAAESGAPTLTNDTATDGYNRFNFRRQQMGLSLLSRNANIDLAARGHSNYQKINDTITHVQVSGRPGFTGADVADRLKAANYVFTTTSSYAFGEVIAASADLSGAANAEDLITAIYHRFVIFEPKFREAGAGSAGFSATGYNFLTVNFAANGLGAGVGKGQFAVYPFANQTGIATVFYSDQEAPDPVPNQNAVGYPVSIHADIDAVVSVQTFTINARGGQLLAVRLLTNATDPETPNSAAAIIPLSELVAATTYDVKFTGTISGVAATQNWSFTTR
- the mnmE gene encoding tRNA uridine-5-carboxymethylaminomethyl(34) synthesis GTPase MnmE encodes the protein MNLDSLPIVAIATAPGRGGIGVVRISGKNLGNVAAEICALVPGKTLQPRHATYTRFVDADGSTIDQGLALYFKAPHSYTGEDVLELQGHGGPVVMQLLLARCLQAGSNIDLRLAQPGEFTQRAFLNDKLDLAQAEAVADLIDASTEAAARSASQSLSGVFSGIIRTLVEQVTNLRMLVEATLDFPEEEIDFLEKSDARGKLAVIRDTLQKVFRQSAQGALLRDGLNIVLAGQPNVGKSSLLNALAGADIAIVTPIAGTTRDKVTETIQIEGIPLNIIDTAGIRDVAEAIDEVERIGIERTWTAVAQADVIIHLLDACRGPTLADENIVARFPANIPVMRVWNKIDLSGHKPAIDRLVDATHIYLSATNQLGMELLREELLRLAGWQQTGESLYLARERHLVALAAAQTHLQLAAEHAALSDHALDLFAEELRLAQEQLSSITGAFTPDDLLGVIFSRFCIGK
- the yidC gene encoding membrane protein insertase YidC, encoding MDIRRTVLWVVFSLSLLMLWDKWQQHNGKPPMLFPGTSEQAKPADTGPANANSAALPTPATAPGTAIGVDAANIAATTKGETITITTDIFKADIDTQGGELKRLELLKHKDTIDKTKNIVLFDNSTSRTYLAETGLIGGAFPSHKTLFVARPGGRTMDASGTLQLVLDADQGGVKLTKTYTFKRADYHIDLKHDVTNTGATAVTPSVYLQLVRDGSKPEGESSFYSTFTGPAVYTDADKFQKLKFENIEKGSEEHASKADNGWIALIQHYFVSAIILPPTTQREIFTKKVATNLYAVGSIVSLGSIAPGASASLDTLLYSGPQESAVLERTAPGLDLVKDYGWLTIIAKPIFWLMTQIHKILGNWGWTIIVLTMLIKLAFFPLSAASYRSMAKMKMVTPKMTDIRERFKSDPQKMNQAMMALYKTEKINPLGGCLPIVVQIPVFISLYWVLLASVEMRNAPWLGWIQDLASPDPYFILPVLMAVSMFVQTKLNPKPPDPMQAKIMMFMPIIFSVMFFFFPSGLVLYWVVNNVLSIAQQWVITKKAEEQANSA
- the yidD gene encoding membrane protein insertion efficiency factor YidD, yielding MKSILLLLLRAYKLGISPFLGQNCRFLPSCSDYAAQAITEHGALKGGILAAKRLARCHPWHLGGLDPVPQRDTASTAATPSCDCHHH
- the rnpA gene encoding ribonuclease P protein component, whose protein sequence is MQQLIAGVISVCSQDFARERRIVKTDEFSSVFRLRPVFRSAHFVLYTRVNALTHARLGVVAAKRLAPRAVTRNTVKRITRELFRIAELPPIDCIVRLSKPVNVRKGPATTTTLKAMLRAELLLLFASQRPKRTV
- the rpmH gene encoding 50S ribosomal protein L34, whose amino-acid sequence is MKRTYQPSVVRRKRTHGFRARMATRGGRAVLNARRSKGRKRLAA
- the dnaA gene encoding chromosomal replication initiator protein DnaA, whose protein sequence is MDNFWQTCSAQLEQELTPQQFSAWIKPLVPLDYEEGRLRIAAPNRFKLDWVKTQFANRITVLAGQYWEEPIDVQFVLDPRLNAPRKPTAAMPVAARAESNGINGMSASIDGLIDLPPVDSAPRRDQSRVNTALTFDSFVTGKANQLARAAAIQVADNPGVSYNPLFLYGGVGLGKTHLVHAIGNQVMADNPSAKIRYIHAEQYVRDVVTAYQRKGFDDFKRYYHSLDVLLIDDIQFFGGKSRTQEEFFYAFEALIAAKKQIIITSDTYPKEITGMDDRLISRFDSGLTVAVEPPELEMRVAILLKKAAQEGVNFSDDVAFFVAKHLRSNVRELEGALRKILAFSRFHGKDITIEVVKDALKDLLSVQNRQISVENIQKTVADFFNIKVADMYSKKRPANIARPRQIAMYLAKELTQKSLPEIGELFGGRDHTTVLHAVRKIGADRSKSPECNHELHVLEQTLKG
- the dnaN gene encoding DNA polymerase III subunit beta, with product MQLVKTSRDTLLRPLQIVSGIVERRHTLPILANILIRKDGDKVSFLSTDIEVQITTHITVDGGEELAATTVAARKLLDILRALPESGDVSLTLANKRMTVQSGKSRFALQTLAADEFPTVTQAEHYSAQLSLPQKTLKHLFNMVHFSMAQQDIRYYLNGLLLVVDGKNVIAVATDGHRLAFCQVETEQEFTRQEVIIPRKTIIELQRLLEDTDELVQIDIAPNQVKLTFADIELISKLVEGKFPDYTRVVPKGYKNNFTLGRDQLLRSLQRAAIMTSDKFKGVRCIVTPGSMKVSSTNADQEESVEEIEIDYGGDSVDIGFNVTYLLDVLNNLKCDQVNIALGDANSSALITIPENADFKYVVMPMRI